DNA from Acidobacteriota bacterium:
TGCCGGCCCTTGAAGCCGCGCACATCCGCCCCTATAGGCACGGTGGAACGCATGAGGAACGGAACGGTCTGCTGCTCAGGCGGGACATCCACAGTCTGTTCGATGCTGGCTACGTGACCGTCACGCCGAACCTGGACTTCGAAGTCAGCGGCCGCATCAAGGAAGAGTTCGAGAACGGCCGGGACTACTACGCGTTGCACGGACGAAGAATCCACGCTCCGGCCGCTGCCAGGCAGAGACCCGATCCTGTCGCGCTGACGTGGCACAACGAGAACTGCTTCGTGGGGTAGGCGTTTTCGCGTGAGGTCCGAAGTCGACACGGCGATGCGTCTGGCCGCGTTCGAGCGCGTGCGGCTGCTGACCGACTTGCAAGGCACCCTCACGGCCAAGGAGCTGAGTCCCGGCTTCAGGTTTGAGGGAGAGCGGATACCGCTGGTCAATCCGCAGCGTGGGATCTTCAAGCCGCGGCAAATGCTGCATCTGCTCTCGATCAAGACGGTCGTTCCGCGTCCAGGAGGGCGGGTCTGGTACGACGATCAGCTCACGGCCCACAGCCAGATCTTCGAGAACGAGGAGTCCGTGGACTACGCGTTCATGGGGACGAACCCGAACGCAGCGGACAATCAATGGCTCCGTGAGGCATTTCAGAACCACGTCCCGGTCATCTACTTCCTTGGAGTGGCTCCGGGTCGTTACCAGGCGCTGATGCCGACGTTCATTGCGGGCTGGAACAGTGGTGCGCTAACGGCGAAGTTGGTCTTCGGGCTTCCCGGTCAGCAGGAGGTTGCGACCCCTCAGGGTGCCGTAGAGCGCCGCTATGCGCTTCGCCTTGTGAAGCAGCGGCTCCACCAGACCTCGTTCCGCGAAGTGGTGATAGCGGCATACAGCGGGCGGTGCGCTGTATCCAAGCTGGCTGAACCGGATCTTCTCGACGCCGCGCACATCATCTCGGACAGGGATGAGTTACTTGGGCAGCCTGTGGTTCAGAACGGAATGCCGCTTTCGAAGCTCCACCATGCCGCCTTCGACCGTCACCTGATCGGTATCGATCCGGACTACGGTTTGCACGTCGCGGAACGACTGCTGGTGCAGAAGGATGGTCCGATGTTGGAGGCGTTGAAGAGGTTGGATGGGAGCAGGATTCGCTTGCCTCGTCGGAGCGAGGACTTTCCCGACCGTGACCGGCTCGCTCAGCGTTTCGAGCTGTTCAAGGCTGCTGCCTGAAGCCACGGCGGACGCCGACCGCCTCTTCGCGCTTGCCGGTCATGAAGAGGTCCTGGATGCGCAGGGGCTCTTCCTCCCAGCGGCGAGCACGGCTCCGGGCCGGAGACCGAGTCGCTGCCGTTGCTGGAGACGGCCCTGCCGGACGTCGGAGCTCAGTTCGCGAGTTGCCAGGTTCCCCACTCAGTAATGGAGATTTGCGCCAAAATCGGGTATCCGGCCGGCTGCAGCCAGCACGCCCCACTTGTCCAATGTGTCCTTCGCCCGGTCTGAGTCCCAGAATCTTGAGCAGAGCTTGAAGTACTCCAGGACGACCTCTCGTTCACCGATCTCGAGAAGCTCT
Protein-coding regions in this window:
- a CDS encoding HNH endonuclease encodes the protein MRSEVDTAMRLAAFERVRLLTDLQGTLTAKELSPGFRFEGERIPLVNPQRGIFKPRQMLHLLSIKTVVPRPGGRVWYDDQLTAHSQIFENEESVDYAFMGTNPNAADNQWLREAFQNHVPVIYFLGVAPGRYQALMPTFIAGWNSGALTAKLVFGLPGQQEVATPQGAVERRYALRLVKQRLHQTSFREVVIAAYSGRCAVSKLAEPDLLDAAHIISDRDELLGQPVVQNGMPLSKLHHAAFDRHLIGIDPDYGLHVAERLLVQKDGPMLEALKRLDGSRIRLPRRSEDFPDRDRLAQRFELFKAAA